The Planctomycetota bacterium genome has a window encoding:
- a CDS encoding PEP-CTERM sorting domain-containing protein (PEP-CTERM proteins occur, often in large numbers, in the proteomes of bacteria that also encode an exosortase, a predicted intramembrane cysteine proteinase. The presence of a PEP-CTERM domain at a protein's C-terminus predicts cleavage within the sorting domain, followed by covalent anchoring to some some component of the (usually Gram-negative) cell surface. Many PEP-CTERM proteins exhibit an unusual sequence composition that includes large numbers of potential glycosylation sites. Expression of one such protein has been shown restore the ability of a bacterium to form floc, a type of biofilm.) — protein MSAQAVLLLKPIAVTNVTQDANPALGPAGVAGANRFVSLEAPVINNAGQVAYRGFVGIGAGLTHEGIWRYNADGTTQIVYNTTVASANLDDAVSGSEPLFDDLGNIAFFGFNKQPDSQMRTGIFRTQNGSTTVMPLVHTGTDGALGPDLGAGISINTLRKPTGFRNGKLVFDADLTGSGINFNNDTTFFRSDDASSTLVLTREAAVGSSFPGPDIASRFFANSNFGGGVNAAGNAISGASLNDNSFGTGVYFIADGSTNHIIAMKNATGALGPNIAGNPGAVFTFIQGAGTPDINDAGDAVFTGRMGTSRPNVIVRHTNGVNAAVVLLTDMAPGTTGSYKDFAPTNSPVIAGNGDIFFAATVTNPTNVNQFFAGLWRQRDGEGVSLVALDGSSIGLGSDVHFTDLHSVSANARGDVAFRVQFIGAGVTAANDNAVLAFVDGVLEIVAREGDQVDVDPTDGVDLRTIDSFLLDTQLHNTGGQDGRRSYFNDLDQVVLGVTFTDGSTGVLLTNLRAVPEPASLLMLLAVGSMLRHRRR, from the coding sequence CGGCCAGGTCGCCTACCGCGGATTCGTCGGCATCGGCGCCGGACTGACGCATGAAGGCATCTGGCGCTACAACGCCGACGGCACTACGCAGATCGTCTACAACACCACCGTCGCCAGCGCCAATCTCGACGACGCCGTCAGCGGGTCCGAACCGCTCTTCGACGATCTGGGCAACATCGCCTTCTTCGGTTTTAACAAGCAGCCCGACTCCCAGATGCGCACCGGCATCTTCCGCACGCAGAACGGCTCCACCACCGTCATGCCCCTCGTGCACACCGGCACCGACGGCGCGCTCGGCCCCGACCTCGGAGCCGGCATCTCCATCAATACCCTCCGCAAACCCACCGGCTTCCGCAATGGCAAGCTGGTCTTCGACGCCGACCTCACCGGTTCGGGCATCAACTTCAACAACGACACCACCTTCTTCCGCTCCGATGACGCCAGCTCAACGCTCGTGCTGACGCGCGAAGCGGCGGTCGGCTCCAGTTTCCCCGGCCCCGACATCGCCAGTCGCTTTTTCGCCAACTCCAACTTCGGCGGCGGCGTCAACGCGGCCGGCAATGCTATCTCCGGCGCCTCACTCAATGACAACAGCTTCGGCACCGGCGTCTACTTCATCGCCGACGGCTCGACCAATCACATCATCGCCATGAAGAACGCCACCGGCGCGCTCGGCCCCAACATCGCCGGCAACCCCGGCGCCGTGTTCACCTTCATCCAGGGCGCCGGCACCCCTGACATCAACGACGCCGGCGACGCCGTCTTCACCGGACGCATGGGCACCAGCCGCCCCAACGTCATCGTCCGTCACACCAATGGCGTCAACGCCGCCGTCGTCTTGTTGACTGACATGGCCCCCGGCACCACCGGATCGTACAAGGACTTCGCCCCCACCAACTCTCCCGTCATCGCCGGCAACGGCGACATCTTCTTCGCCGCCACCGTCACCAACCCCACGAACGTCAACCAGTTCTTCGCGGGACTCTGGCGCCAGCGCGATGGCGAAGGCGTCTCGCTCGTGGCCCTCGACGGATCGTCGATCGGCCTCGGCTCCGACGTGCACTTCACCGACCTGCACTCCGTCAGCGCCAACGCCCGCGGAGACGTCGCCTTTCGCGTCCAGTTCATCGGCGCCGGCGTCACCGCCGCCAATGACAACGCCGTCCTCGCCTTCGTCGACGGCGTCCTGGAAATCGTCGCCCGTGAAGGCGATCAGGTCGATGTCGATCCGACCGACGGCGTCGATCTCCGCACCATCGACAGCTTCCTCCTCGACACCCAGCTTCACAACACCGGCGGGCAGGACGGCCGACGCTCCTACTTCAACGACCTCGATCAGGTCGTGCTCGGCGTCACCTTCACCGACGGGTCCACCGGCGTCCTGCTCACCAACCTCCGCGCCGTCCCCGAGCCGGCGTCGCTCCTGATGCTCCTGGCCGTCGGATCGATGCTCCGCCATCGCCGCCGCTGA
- the hisC gene encoding histidinol-phosphate transaminase: protein MSYERPNIAKMHGYTPGEQPDDGKVVKLNTNENPYPPCEAVMKTLHAIGGDVLRKYPPPLAPRFRKVAAQVHKLHADNVIATNAGDELLRLAITTFVNPGEPIGTAEPSYSLYPVLAEINDSPVVRVPLNDDWSLTAGFADALNKAKVKLAFIVNPHAPSGVLRSVDTLAAVAEKFKGVLLIDEAYIDFVDPDLNHDATTLIDRFDNVLILRTLSKGYSLAGLRFGYGLGARSLIEPMLTKTKDSYNTDAIAQKLAAAALEHRADAAMSWHAVREERSRMVRELAAMGMTCPPSQSNFVLATVKNAADVYETLKQKRIFVRYFDQDRLRDKLRITIGTPEQNTALLDALREIL, encoded by the coding sequence ATGTCCTACGAAAGACCGAATATCGCCAAGATGCACGGGTACACGCCCGGCGAGCAACCCGACGACGGCAAGGTCGTCAAGCTCAACACCAACGAGAATCCCTACCCGCCCTGCGAAGCGGTGATGAAGACGCTGCACGCCATCGGCGGCGACGTCCTGCGCAAATATCCCCCGCCGCTGGCCCCGCGCTTCCGCAAGGTCGCCGCGCAGGTGCACAAGCTGCATGCCGACAACGTCATCGCCACCAACGCCGGCGATGAGCTTCTGCGACTGGCCATCACGACGTTCGTCAACCCCGGCGAGCCGATCGGCACCGCCGAGCCCAGCTATTCGCTCTACCCCGTGCTCGCGGAGATCAACGACTCGCCCGTCGTGCGCGTGCCGCTCAACGACGATTGGTCGCTGACCGCCGGCTTCGCCGATGCGCTCAACAAGGCGAAGGTGAAGCTGGCGTTCATCGTCAATCCGCATGCACCGTCGGGCGTCCTGCGAAGCGTCGACACGCTCGCCGCCGTGGCGGAGAAGTTCAAGGGCGTATTGCTCATTGATGAAGCGTACATCGATTTCGTCGACCCCGATCTGAATCACGACGCGACGACGCTCATCGACCGCTTCGACAATGTGCTCATCCTGCGCACGCTCAGCAAGGGCTATTCGCTGGCCGGTTTGCGCTTCGGCTATGGTCTCGGGGCACGCTCGCTGATCGAGCCGATGCTGACGAAGACCAAGGACAGTTACAACACCGACGCCATCGCCCAGAAGCTCGCTGCGGCCGCGCTGGAGCACCGGGCCGATGCGGCGATGAGCTGGCACGCCGTGCGCGAGGAGCGAAGCCGCATGGTCCGGGAACTGGCGGCGATGGGGATGACCTGCCCGCCGAGCCAGAGCAATTTCGTCCTCGCCACCGTCAAAAACGCCGCGGACGTCTATGAAACCCTGAAGCAAAAGCGCATTTTCGTCCGATACTTTGACCAGGACCGCCTGCGCGACAAGCTGCGCATCACCATCGGCACCCCCGAACAGAACACCGCCCTGCTAGACGCCCTGCGGGAGATTCTCTGA
- the hisB gene encoding imidazoleglycerol-phosphate dehydratase HisB produces the protein MPKRAAKVHRKTNETDITIELNLDGSGSTYSNETGVGFFDHMLDHVARHGRFDLSVKAEGDYHIDDHHTVEDVGITLGQTLEKALGDKKGIERYGFASAPMDETLARVSIDLSGRAALVFAVNFPSKKIGTFETQLVREFLNALTANAKFACHVEVPHGENDHHIAEAIFKALGRALRDAVRVTGTDVPSTKGSL, from the coding sequence ATGCCCAAACGCGCCGCCAAAGTTCACCGCAAGACCAACGAAACCGACATCACCATCGAGTTGAACCTCGACGGCTCCGGTTCGACATATTCCAATGAAACCGGCGTCGGCTTCTTCGATCACATGCTCGACCACGTCGCGCGTCACGGCCGCTTCGATCTGAGCGTCAAAGCCGAAGGCGATTACCACATCGACGATCACCACACCGTCGAAGACGTGGGCATCACGCTGGGCCAGACCCTCGAAAAAGCGCTGGGCGACAAGAAGGGCATCGAGCGCTACGGGTTCGCCTCGGCGCCGATGGACGAAACGCTGGCGCGCGTAAGCATCGACCTGTCCGGTCGCGCCGCCCTCGTCTTCGCCGTGAACTTCCCCTCGAAGAAGATCGGCACGTTCGAGACGCAGCTCGTCCGCGAGTTCCTCAATGCGCTGACCGCCAACGCCAAGTTCGCCTGCCATGTCGAAGTCCCGCATGGCGAAAACGACCATCACATCGCCGAAGCGATCTTCAAAGCCCTCGGCCGCGCCTTGCGCGACGCCGTCCGCGTGACGGGCACCGATGTGCCCAGCACCAAGGGCTCGCTCTGA